A window of the Lactuca sativa cultivar Salinas chromosome 5, Lsat_Salinas_v11, whole genome shotgun sequence genome harbors these coding sequences:
- the LOC111914991 gene encoding uncharacterized protein LOC111914991 codes for MDHMRIHTYKTRANKKHKGQQLLNDFILYSLTTLACTSFCSSPLWYPPFCATFNVFFFFSLPKITSFFFTSKALFIVGNLIVIFLLGESKFFASKSKAYNHVSQLQVISVSQQPKVIKIITEEISNHESMPCEQHGDDTFFETYNDEETYECVVDNNVESSTHEEDLSCSKLEPNEVEEEKHGGLEEDMELSLPAEELNKLADDFIARIIRQRKLEAEYCRS; via the coding sequence ATGGATCATATGAGGATACATACTTACAAGACTCGAGCAAACAAGAAGCATAAAGGGCAACAGTTGTTGAATGATTTCATCTTGTATTCCTTGACTACATTAGCATGTACCTCATTCTGTTCTAGTCCCTTGTGGTATCCTCCATTCTGTGCCACCTTCAAtgtctttttcttcttctctctcCCAAAGATCACTTCGTTTTTCTTCACTAGCAAGGCTCTCTTCATCGTGGGCAACCTCATTGTCATCTTCTTATTGGGAGAATCAAAGTTTTTCGCTTCTAAGTCTAAGGCTTACAATCATGTCTCTCAACTTCAAGTTATCTCCGTATCACAACAACCAAAGGTTATTAAAATAATCACTGAGGAAATTTCCAATCACGAATCAATGCCTTGTGAACAACACGGTGATGATACGTTTTTTGAGACATACAATGACGAAGAAACATATGAATGTGTTGTCGATAATAATGTTGAATCATCCACTCATGAGGAGGATTTGAGTTGTTCAAAGCTGGAGCCAAACGAAGTAGAGGAAGAGAAACATGGGGGGCTGGAGGAAGACATGGAATTGAGTTTACCTGCAgaagagttgaacaagttggcTGATGATTTTATTGCAAGAATCATCAGACAAAGAAAGCTTGAAGCTGAATATTGTAGGAGTTAA